A portion of the Corynebacterium occultum genome contains these proteins:
- the mobA gene encoding molybdenum cofactor guanylyltransferase has protein sequence MNTIPGLDVLILAGGRGSRLGGIDKATVRISGERLIDLLLDEVSLLDALQQVVVVSSRDLTVRPGVKKTAEEPAFSGPVSAIAAGVDELRSEAAERTAILAVDAPESATLIPDLLEGLDDTADADVAVIREAGGHLQPLCAVWNTESLWAALEELGDPADRAARALIDATNTVVEVAGTGEERDFDTLEDLAALEDFELPEA, from the coding sequence ATGAACACCATCCCTGGACTAGATGTCCTCATCCTGGCCGGTGGCCGGGGCAGCCGTTTGGGCGGCATTGACAAGGCGACGGTCCGTATCAGCGGCGAACGTCTCATTGACCTGCTGTTGGACGAGGTTTCTCTCCTCGATGCCCTGCAGCAGGTGGTCGTGGTCTCCTCCCGTGATCTCACCGTCCGCCCCGGTGTGAAGAAGACCGCGGAGGAACCGGCCTTCTCCGGGCCGGTCTCCGCCATCGCGGCCGGGGTGGATGAACTCCGTTCCGAGGCGGCGGAACGCACCGCCATCCTCGCGGTTGATGCCCCGGAGTCCGCCACCCTGATCCCCGACCTCCTCGAGGGGCTGGATGATACCGCTGATGCTGATGTCGCGGTGATCCGCGAGGCCGGGGGTCACCTGCAGCCGCTCTGTGCGGTGTGGAACACCGAATCACTCTGGGCGGCACTTGAGGAACTCGGTGACCCCGCCGACCGGGCGGCCCGGGCGCTTATCGACGCCACGAACACGGTCGTCGAGGTCGCGGGCACCGGTGAGGAGCGTGACTTCGACACTCTCGAGGATCTGGCCGCTCTCGAGGACTTTGAGCTGCCGGAGGCCTGA
- the prfA gene encoding peptide chain release factor 1 has product MSSQVSAVDDILAEYQGLEAQLADPELHNDAAAARRVGKRYSELQPIINVHTELTQVTEDLADAREMAHEDHEFQPEVERLSALHLELEEKLADLLAPRDPQDGDDIIMEVKAGAGGEEAALFAAELVRMYQRYADKHGFATEVLGLSESDLGGVKDMTLSIRAKKPGRDGAWAAFKFEGGVHRVQRVPVTESQGRIQTSAAGVLVYPEPDEVEAVEIDEKDLRVDVYRSSGKGGQGVNTTDSAVRLTHLPTGIVVTCQKERSQIQNKARAMQVLAARLEQLNKEKADAEAAEQRGSQVRTMDRSERIRTYNWPENRISDHRIGFKANNLDAVLNGELDDLFTALKAAERAERLEAE; this is encoded by the coding sequence ATGAGTTCACAGGTATCAGCGGTCGATGACATTCTGGCCGAGTACCAGGGCCTGGAGGCCCAGCTGGCGGATCCGGAGCTGCACAATGATGCCGCTGCCGCCCGTCGGGTGGGTAAGCGTTACTCCGAGCTCCAGCCGATCATCAACGTCCACACCGAGTTGACCCAGGTCACCGAGGATCTGGCCGATGCCCGGGAAATGGCCCACGAGGACCATGAGTTCCAGCCCGAGGTGGAACGCCTGAGCGCGCTGCACCTGGAGCTGGAGGAGAAGCTGGCTGACCTGCTGGCCCCGCGTGACCCCCAGGATGGGGATGACATCATCATGGAGGTCAAGGCGGGTGCCGGTGGCGAGGAGGCAGCACTCTTCGCCGCTGAACTGGTGCGCATGTACCAGCGTTATGCCGACAAGCACGGTTTCGCCACTGAGGTGCTGGGCCTTTCCGAGTCGGATCTCGGGGGAGTCAAGGACATGACCCTGTCGATCCGGGCGAAAAAGCCCGGCCGTGACGGTGCCTGGGCGGCCTTCAAGTTCGAGGGTGGTGTCCACCGCGTGCAGCGCGTGCCCGTCACCGAGTCCCAGGGCCGCATCCAGACCTCTGCCGCAGGTGTGCTGGTCTACCCCGAACCGGATGAGGTGGAGGCGGTGGAGATCGATGAGAAGGATCTCCGCGTCGATGTCTACCGTTCCTCCGGTAAGGGTGGTCAGGGTGTCAACACCACCGACTCCGCGGTCCGTCTGACCCACCTGCCCACAGGCATTGTGGTCACCTGTCAGAAGGAACGCTCCCAGATCCAGAACAAGGCCCGTGCCATGCAGGTGCTGGCTGCCCGGTTGGAGCAGTTGAACAAGGAGAAGGCGGATGCGGAGGCTGCCGAGCAGCGTGGCTCCCAGGTCCGCACCATGGACCGTTCCGAGCGCATCCGCACCTACAACTGGCCGGAGAACCGCATCAGCGATCACCGCATCGGCTTCAAGGCCAATAACCTTGATGCCGTGCTCAACGGTGAACTCGACGATCTCTTCACGGCCCTGAAGGCCGCGGAGCGCGCCGAGCGTCTCGAGGCGGAGTAA
- the moaC gene encoding cyclic pyranopterin monophosphate synthase MoaC yields MTAPKLTHLNAAGTAYMVDVTEKQPTVRNATARGEVACSPDILRALAEGTVPKGDVLAVARIAGISAAKQVPQLLPLAHTIGVHGCSVDLEIREDHVAIEATVRTADRTGVEMEALTAVTVAALNIIDMVKGVDRSAYIRTCGITAKSGGRSGDWNRELPQS; encoded by the coding sequence ATGACAGCACCCAAACTGACCCATCTCAATGCGGCAGGCACGGCCTACATGGTTGATGTCACCGAAAAGCAGCCGACCGTGCGCAACGCCACCGCCCGTGGCGAGGTCGCCTGCTCACCCGATATCCTCCGCGCCCTTGCGGAGGGCACCGTCCCCAAGGGCGATGTCCTGGCGGTGGCCCGGATCGCCGGCATTTCGGCGGCGAAACAGGTTCCCCAGCTACTCCCCCTGGCACACACCATCGGGGTCCACGGTTGTTCGGTGGACCTGGAGATCCGGGAGGATCATGTGGCCATTGAAGCCACGGTCCGCACCGCGGATCGCACCGGGGTGGAGATGGAGGCGCTGACCGCCGTCACCGTCGCCGCCCTCAACATCATTGACATGGTCAAGGGTGTTGATCGTTCGGCCTATATCCGTACCTGTGGAATCACCGCCAAGTCCGGCGGTCGTTCCGGCGATTGGAATCGGGAGCTACCCCAGTCATGA
- a CDS encoding MogA/MoaB family molybdenum cofactor biosynthesis protein — MEGRQSVPGAVIVVSDRCLNGEREDTAGPAAVAALAEYGVEVEEVILVPEGMDELTAQLRAALAAGVRVIITAGGTGVGPRNFTPEATKPLLELELPGVATQILLAGLAFTPQAGLSRGLVGLTGRGPDAAVILNAPSSRGGVQDAVGVLGPLLPRLLDKD, encoded by the coding sequence ATGGAGGGTCGTCAAAGTGTTCCGGGGGCGGTCATCGTGGTCTCAGACCGCTGCCTCAACGGGGAGCGTGAGGACACGGCCGGTCCTGCTGCGGTGGCCGCCCTGGCGGAGTACGGGGTGGAGGTGGAGGAGGTCATCCTGGTGCCCGAGGGAATGGATGAGCTCACGGCGCAACTACGTGCGGCCCTGGCCGCAGGTGTCAGGGTGATCATCACCGCCGGCGGCACCGGGGTCGGGCCCCGAAATTTCACCCCGGAGGCCACGAAACCATTGTTGGAGCTGGAACTTCCCGGGGTGGCCACCCAGATTCTGCTGGCCGGGTTGGCCTTCACCCCGCAGGCGGGCCTGTCGCGCGGACTGGTCGGGTTGACCGGCCGGGGGCCCGATGCTGCGGTGATCCTCAACGCCCCGAGTTCCCGGGGTGGGGTGCAGGACGCGGTGGGGGTGCTCGGCCCCCTGCTACCGCGCCTGCTGGACAAGGACTAG
- a CDS encoding L-threonylcarbamoyladenylate synthase, producing the protein MSKIYRCEESETRASGVAAAVEAVQSGRLVVLPTDTLYGLGCDAFDNAAVANLLATKHRGPDMPVPVLVGSWDTIQGLVREYSPQAKALVEAFWPGGLSIVVPQAPSLPWNLGDTRGTVMLRMPLHPVAIELLRQTGPMAVSSANISGQQPPTTAVQAKQQLGSAVSVYLDGGTTPVGQPSSIVDLAGPLPRLLREGAISAERIAEVLGMDADTLRGAR; encoded by the coding sequence GTGAGCAAGATCTACCGATGCGAAGAGAGCGAGACCCGGGCCAGCGGAGTTGCGGCCGCGGTGGAGGCCGTCCAGTCCGGCCGCCTGGTCGTGCTGCCCACCGACACCCTCTACGGGCTGGGCTGCGATGCCTTCGACAATGCCGCCGTGGCCAACCTGCTGGCCACCAAGCACCGTGGGCCGGACATGCCGGTGCCGGTGCTGGTGGGTAGCTGGGACACCATCCAGGGCCTGGTCCGGGAATACAGTCCACAGGCCAAGGCACTGGTCGAGGCTTTCTGGCCGGGTGGATTGTCCATCGTCGTCCCCCAGGCGCCCAGCCTGCCCTGGAACCTCGGTGACACCCGCGGCACCGTGATGCTGCGCATGCCGCTGCATCCCGTCGCCATCGAATTACTGCGCCAGACCGGACCAATGGCTGTCTCCAGCGCCAATATCTCCGGCCAGCAGCCCCCCACCACCGCCGTCCAGGCCAAACAACAGCTCGGCTCCGCCGTCTCGGTCTACCTTGACGGTGGCACCACCCCGGTGGGTCAGCCCTCCTCCATCGTCGACCTGGCGGGCCCCCTCCCGCGCCTCCTTCGGGAAGGGGCGATCTCCGCCGAAAGGATCGCCGAGGTGCTCGGCATGGATGCCGACACCCTGCGGGGCGCCCGTTAG
- a CDS encoding molybdopterin molybdotransferase MoeA, with the protein MNQPTRSIEEHLTAALALIPPPETQQVETTRAAGLVLAADTRAVLPVPPFGNSAVDGFLVRAGDLAGTGPWELPVAGDVPAGREALTLPEGQALRIMTGAPVGDPPAVDMRVIPVEETNIPRGPGPLPSTVVIAEGKHSRSHIRRRGEDTAPGEIVATAGSVIDPGTVAALVATGVTKVLAHPRPRVTVISSGDELVPAGEIPGPGQLPDSNLPMIAALLGEAGITDISTRHVADSLAQFRFQLDLASEDSDLVITSGGVSAGAFDVVREVAEDPTNEDSSMWFGPVAIQPGKPQGLGTWKGTPLICLPGNPVAAFVSFHIFIRPLLRHLAGDQVPWGLLERPAIPARPGAAFPLPGNRPLVVPVHVSWDQDGAVATPFTLSGKGSHRVASLSGVNGLVVLAPGAPAVSLTPEIAYPQAEQKIRVLLLR; encoded by the coding sequence ATGAACCAACCCACCCGTAGCATCGAAGAACACCTCACGGCCGCCCTTGCCCTGATCCCCCCACCCGAAACCCAGCAGGTCGAAACCACCCGGGCAGCCGGCCTGGTGCTTGCCGCGGACACCCGCGCTGTTTTACCGGTCCCGCCCTTCGGTAACTCCGCTGTGGACGGCTTCCTGGTGCGCGCCGGGGATCTGGCCGGAACCGGGCCCTGGGAGCTGCCGGTGGCCGGTGATGTGCCGGCGGGTCGGGAGGCGCTGACACTGCCGGAGGGGCAGGCGCTGCGCATCATGACGGGTGCCCCGGTGGGTGATCCCCCGGCGGTGGATATGCGGGTCATCCCGGTGGAGGAGACCAACATCCCCCGCGGTCCGGGCCCGCTGCCGTCCACGGTGGTCATCGCCGAGGGCAAGCACAGCCGTTCCCATATCCGTCGCCGTGGGGAGGACACCGCCCCCGGGGAGATCGTCGCAACCGCGGGCTCGGTGATCGACCCTGGCACCGTGGCCGCCCTGGTCGCCACCGGGGTCACTAAGGTGTTGGCCCATCCCCGCCCCCGGGTCACGGTGATCAGCAGTGGTGATGAGCTGGTTCCGGCCGGGGAGATCCCGGGGCCGGGTCAGCTGCCGGACTCCAACCTGCCGATGATCGCCGCGTTGCTCGGGGAGGCCGGTATCACCGACATCTCCACCCGACATGTGGCAGATTCCCTCGCCCAGTTCCGTTTCCAGCTGGATCTGGCCAGCGAGGACTCCGACCTGGTGATCACCTCCGGCGGGGTTTCCGCCGGGGCCTTTGATGTGGTGCGCGAGGTGGCCGAGGACCCCACCAATGAGGACTCCTCGATGTGGTTCGGGCCGGTGGCGATACAACCCGGTAAACCCCAGGGTCTGGGTACCTGGAAGGGCACCCCCCTGATCTGTCTGCCGGGTAATCCGGTGGCCGCTTTCGTCTCCTTCCACATCTTCATCCGACCACTGCTGCGCCACCTGGCGGGTGATCAGGTGCCCTGGGGGCTGCTGGAACGACCTGCGATCCCGGCCCGCCCGGGGGCCGCCTTCCCACTGCCCGGTAATCGTCCACTGGTGGTTCCGGTGCATGTGTCCTGGGACCAGGATGGTGCGGTGGCCACGCCTTTCACCCTCAGCGGGAAGGGCAGCCACCGCGTCGCCTCACTCTCCGGGGTCAATGGTCTGGTGGTGTTGGCGCCGGGCGCCCCGGCGGTGTCCCTCACCCCTGAAATTGCGTATCCGCAGGCTGAACAGAAAATCCGGGTCCTGCTTCTCCGCTAA
- the prmC gene encoding peptide chain release factor N(5)-glutamine methyltransferase: MLSQALVEATAVLKDAAVASPANDARLIAGHLLGVDKLMLFLRGDDPVPAGFDEMIARRAGREPLQHILGVAPFGPLELEVGPGVFIPRPETEVLADWGVKSLDGISAPRVVDLCTGSGALAAYIAHERSDAEIAAVEKQAAAAAYARRNLPASVRLILGDATSPEVLSEWNGSCDLVISNPPYVPETPDLDPEVYQDPHEAVFAGDDGMGVINEMVAQIHRLLRSGGVTGIEHDDATSEQVQRVLREHGGFQNVAPLLDMTGRARFVCASKV; the protein is encoded by the coding sequence ATCCTGTCCCAGGCATTGGTCGAGGCCACTGCGGTGCTTAAAGACGCCGCGGTGGCCTCGCCCGCCAATGACGCCCGGCTGATTGCCGGCCACCTCCTCGGCGTGGATAAGCTCATGCTCTTCCTGCGTGGCGATGATCCTGTCCCCGCCGGTTTCGATGAGATGATTGCCCGTCGTGCCGGGAGGGAGCCCCTGCAGCACATCCTGGGGGTGGCACCCTTCGGTCCCCTGGAACTTGAGGTCGGCCCCGGGGTGTTCATCCCACGACCCGAGACTGAGGTGCTCGCGGACTGGGGAGTCAAGTCCCTGGATGGGATTTCTGCGCCTCGAGTGGTGGATTTATGTACCGGATCCGGTGCCTTGGCCGCCTACATCGCCCATGAGCGAAGCGACGCTGAGATCGCGGCCGTCGAGAAGCAGGCTGCGGCCGCGGCGTACGCCCGTCGCAACCTTCCGGCTTCGGTGCGGCTGATCCTCGGTGACGCCACCTCCCCGGAGGTGCTTTCCGAATGGAATGGCAGCTGCGACCTGGTGATCTCCAACCCGCCCTATGTCCCGGAGACCCCGGACCTGGATCCGGAGGTCTACCAGGATCCCCATGAGGCGGTGTTCGCCGGTGATGACGGGATGGGTGTGATCAATGAGATGGTCGCCCAGATCCACCGTCTGCTCCGCAGCGGGGGAGTGACCGGAATCGAACATGATGACGCCACCTCGGAGCAGGTGCAGCGCGTGCTGCGGGAGCACGGTGGATTCCAGAATGTGGCACCGCTTCTGGATATGACCGGGCGGGCACGCTTCGTGTGTGCGAGTAAGGTGTGA
- the moaA gene encoding GTP 3',8-cyclase MoaA: MTTHLTLRTSPPHQGGTPAVDLPAAGPQGQRTLLDRHGRVARDLRVSLTDRCNLRCTYCMPAEGLEWLPTEQSLSYTEVTRLIRIAVELLGIRQIRFTGGEPLLRRELAEIIAFTSALRTDEDKPVQTALTTNGLGLDKKAGKLHAAGLNRINISLDTIDAERYKTLTRRDRLKDVLAGIEAAIDAGLEPVKINAVVMPGVNEEDIVPLARYCLEQGAQLRFIEQMPLGPRDQWKRSEMVTAADILAHLQQEFSLTPAVEPRGSAPAALWEVAEYPGEHIGVIASVTHSFCGDCDRSRLTADGAIRNCLFANTETPLRELLRSGATDTELATAWAQAMWGKLPGHGIDDPGFLQPRRTMSAIGG, encoded by the coding sequence ATGACCACCCACCTGACACTCCGGACCAGCCCACCCCACCAGGGTGGGACACCTGCCGTGGATCTCCCCGCCGCCGGACCACAGGGCCAGCGCACCCTGCTCGACCGCCATGGCCGGGTGGCCCGGGACCTTCGGGTCAGCCTGACCGATCGCTGCAATCTGCGCTGCACCTACTGCATGCCCGCCGAAGGCCTGGAATGGCTGCCCACCGAGCAATCCCTCAGCTACACGGAGGTCACCCGACTGATCCGCATCGCCGTAGAACTGTTGGGCATCCGCCAGATCCGTTTCACCGGCGGTGAGCCTCTGCTGCGTCGGGAACTGGCGGAGATCATCGCCTTCACCTCCGCACTCCGCACCGATGAGGACAAACCTGTCCAGACCGCCCTGACCACCAATGGGCTGGGACTGGACAAAAAGGCGGGGAAACTCCACGCCGCCGGCCTGAACCGCATCAACATCTCCCTGGACACCATCGACGCCGAACGCTATAAGACGCTGACCCGTCGCGACCGGCTCAAGGATGTGCTCGCCGGCATCGAGGCCGCCATCGACGCCGGACTTGAGCCCGTCAAGATCAACGCCGTCGTCATGCCCGGAGTCAATGAAGAAGACATCGTCCCCCTGGCCCGCTACTGCCTGGAACAGGGTGCCCAGCTACGTTTCATCGAACAAATGCCGCTCGGCCCCCGGGACCAGTGGAAACGCAGTGAGATGGTCACCGCCGCCGATATCCTCGCCCACCTGCAGCAGGAATTCAGCCTCACCCCGGCCGTCGAACCCCGCGGTTCCGCCCCCGCCGCCCTCTGGGAGGTCGCCGAATACCCCGGCGAACATATCGGCGTGATCGCCTCTGTCACCCACTCCTTCTGCGGGGACTGCGACCGGTCCCGGCTCACCGCCGATGGCGCCATCCGCAACTGCCTCTTCGCCAACACTGAAACCCCCCTGCGTGAGCTGCTGCGCAGCGGTGCCACCGACACAGAGCTGGCCACCGCCTGGGCGCAGGCCATGTGGGGCAAACTACCCGGCCACGGCATCGACGACCCCGGGTTCCTGCAGCCCCGCCGAACCATGTCCGCGATCGGGGGATAG
- a CDS encoding long-chain fatty-acid--CoA ligase, producing MRSTMQNLPLLISRVLEYGSTVHGTTKVTTFFEGDTQETTFAAIGARAAALAHALHDDLGITGDQRVATLMFNCAEHLEAMFAITSMGAVFNPLNKQLMNDQIRHIINHAEDEVIIADPSLAEQLGRVLQECPSVRAVVFIGTEDFRAFAEHLPEHISVHSYEALLDGRSTHYEWPVIEESSPAAICYSTGTTGAPKGVVYSHRSIYLQSMSLRSNDSLAVTHGESFLCCVPIYHVLSWGVPFAAFMAGSPLVFPGTNTSPPALANLIAIAHPRVAHGVPTVWTQLMVHYLHNPPERMSLTEIFVGGSPAPPTLIRLWEERYGVDVIHVWGMTETSTVGTVSRPPTGVSGEDRWAYRVSQGRFPVSVEYRVVSDGQVLARTDRNQGEIQVRGNWVTDAYYHSPTENEEGSAHLFRGREVDTAETQFTADGWLRTGDVGSVTSDGFLTVQDRARDVIRSGGEWIYSVMLENLIMDAPQVVECAVIGYPDEKWGERPLAVAVLYDTVEPSGETAELLRNKLRSELPSWMLPEYWSFVDHIDKTSVDKFDKKDLRKHLAAGELEIIKLKGPGEG from the coding sequence ATGCGTTCCACGATGCAGAACCTCCCACTGTTGATCTCCCGGGTCCTGGAGTACGGATCCACGGTCCACGGGACCACGAAGGTCACCACCTTCTTCGAGGGTGACACCCAGGAGACCACTTTCGCCGCCATCGGTGCCCGGGCTGCCGCCCTGGCTCATGCCCTCCACGATGACCTGGGCATCACCGGGGATCAGCGGGTGGCCACCCTGATGTTCAACTGTGCGGAACATCTGGAGGCGATGTTCGCCATCACCAGCATGGGCGCGGTCTTCAACCCCTTGAACAAGCAGCTGATGAATGATCAGATCCGGCACATCATCAACCATGCCGAGGATGAGGTGATCATCGCCGATCCCAGCCTCGCTGAGCAGCTGGGAAGGGTGCTGCAGGAGTGTCCCAGCGTCCGTGCCGTGGTCTTCATCGGCACGGAGGATTTCCGGGCCTTCGCCGAGCACCTGCCGGAACACATTTCCGTCCACTCATATGAGGCTTTGCTGGATGGCCGTTCCACTCATTATGAATGGCCGGTGATCGAGGAGAGCTCCCCCGCCGCGATCTGCTACTCCACCGGCACCACCGGCGCCCCGAAGGGCGTGGTCTACTCCCACCGCTCGATCTACCTGCAGTCCATGTCGCTGCGCTCCAATGATTCCCTGGCGGTCACCCACGGCGAGTCCTTCCTCTGCTGCGTGCCGATCTACCACGTGCTCAGCTGGGGAGTGCCTTTCGCCGCCTTCATGGCAGGCTCCCCACTGGTCTTCCCCGGCACCAACACCTCCCCACCGGCACTGGCCAATCTGATCGCCATCGCCCACCCCAGGGTCGCCCACGGCGTGCCCACCGTGTGGACCCAGCTGATGGTCCACTATCTGCATAACCCCCCGGAGCGGATGTCCTTGACCGAGATCTTCGTCGGCGGCTCCCCCGCCCCGCCCACCCTGATCCGACTGTGGGAGGAACGCTACGGCGTGGATGTCATCCACGTCTGGGGCATGACCGAAACCTCCACGGTGGGTACCGTCTCCCGGCCTCCCACCGGGGTCTCCGGCGAGGACCGCTGGGCCTACCGGGTCAGCCAGGGTCGTTTCCCGGTCTCGGTGGAGTATCGGGTGGTCAGTGACGGTCAGGTCCTGGCCCGCACCGACCGCAACCAGGGTGAGATCCAGGTGCGCGGCAACTGGGTCACCGACGCCTACTACCATTCCCCCACCGAGAATGAGGAGGGTTCCGCCCACCTCTTCCGCGGCCGGGAGGTTGACACCGCCGAAACCCAGTTCACCGCGGATGGGTGGCTGCGCACCGGCGATGTCGGCTCGGTGACCTCCGACGGTTTCCTCACCGTCCAGGACCGTGCCCGTGATGTCATCCGCTCCGGTGGTGAGTGGATCTACTCGGTCATGCTGGAGAACCTCATCATGGATGCCCCCCAGGTGGTGGAGTGCGCCGTGATCGGCTACCCCGATGAAAAATGGGGGGAACGCCCCCTGGCGGTCGCCGTGCTCTACGACACCGTTGAACCCAGCGGGGAGACCGCGGAACTGCTGCGCAATAAACTCCGCAGTGAGCTGCCCAGCTGGATGCTGCCGGAGTACTGGTCCTTCGTGGACCACATCGACAAGACCTCGGTGGACAAGTTCGACAAGAAGGACCTGCGTAAGCATCTGGCCGCGGGAGAACTTGAGATCATCAAGCTCAAGGGCCCGGGTGAAGGTTAG
- the rho gene encoding transcription termination factor Rho codes for MTQTDSAAANAGGEQQNLTSLRLPELRKIAADKGLKGVSGLRKGDLITAIQTGSVPTAKKEAAPTAIAEAPQAAAPQPEASQAETTRAEPAKASRRRVVKRTAPAQQETPVPEEAPTRAETAEAAAPQAETPRHETNRHSEPAREQHRHDDTEDSSDQDGSEGSADDDGRYESRSAARRARRNRARQSQRERSHHEPRDSRDDRDEQRGQQSEAQEDHESPARQDQQQEAEHSPEQQGNQRPQRGTRDFHRDSNREQGERREERSRDSRDSRNDRDEQRGQQQRNDRNDRDEHDEQRGQQQRNDRHDRNDRDEHDGDRRGRRNRRGRRTRNDRNDRDHRDHRNERDTQQHDDSQQHADNLQDVAGILDILDQNTAFVRTTGYHASAADVFVPNQLIRKFGLRRGDAVTGQVKMSGAGNSHQGGRGNRQKWNSLVRVDSANGLSLEEARKRPDFAKLTPLYPNQRLRLETDSKILTTRVIDLIMPIGKGQRALIVSPPKAGKTTIMQNIANAISTNNPECYLMVVLVDERPEEVTDMQRSVNGEVIASTFDRPPGEHTAVAELAIERAKRLVEQGKDVVVLLDSITRLGRAYNNSSPASGRILSGGVDSNALYPPKRFLGAARNIENGGSLTIIATAMVETGSAGDTVIFEEFKGTGNAELKLDRKISERRVFPAVDVNPSGTRKDELLLQPDEARIMHKLRRILSALDNQQAIDLLIKQLKKTKSNGEFLLQVASSAPMAADMEDEDYS; via the coding sequence GTGACCCAAACGGATAGCGCCGCGGCAAACGCCGGCGGCGAGCAGCAGAACCTGACCTCCCTCCGACTGCCCGAGTTGCGCAAGATCGCTGCAGACAAGGGACTCAAGGGTGTGTCGGGACTGCGCAAGGGGGATCTGATCACCGCGATCCAAACCGGAAGCGTACCCACCGCCAAGAAGGAGGCTGCGCCGACCGCCATTGCGGAAGCACCACAGGCGGCAGCACCCCAGCCGGAGGCTTCCCAGGCAGAAACCACCAGGGCTGAGCCTGCCAAGGCCAGCCGCCGTCGGGTGGTCAAGCGCACCGCCCCCGCCCAGCAGGAGACCCCGGTACCGGAAGAAGCCCCCACCAGGGCTGAAACCGCCGAGGCGGCGGCACCACAGGCGGAAACTCCCCGCCACGAAACCAACCGCCACAGCGAACCCGCTCGTGAGCAGCACCGCCACGACGACACCGAGGACAGTTCCGACCAGGACGGCTCCGAGGGTTCCGCCGATGATGATGGCCGCTACGAGTCCCGCTCTGCAGCGCGCCGGGCGCGCCGCAACCGGGCCCGCCAGAGTCAGCGTGAGCGCAGCCATCATGAGCCCCGTGACTCCCGCGACGACCGTGATGAGCAGCGTGGCCAGCAGTCTGAGGCGCAGGAGGACCACGAGTCCCCGGCGCGGCAGGATCAGCAGCAGGAGGCCGAGCACTCCCCGGAGCAGCAGGGCAACCAGCGTCCGCAGCGCGGCACCCGGGACTTCCACCGGGACAGCAATCGCGAGCAGGGGGAACGTCGTGAAGAACGTTCCCGCGACTCCCGCGACTCCCGTAACGACCGCGATGAGCAGCGTGGCCAGCAGCAGCGCAATGACCGTAACGACCGCGATGAGCACGATGAGCAGCGTGGCCAGCAACAGCGCAATGACCGTCATGATCGCAATGACCGCGATGAGCACGATGGTGACCGTCGGGGACGTCGCAACCGTCGGGGACGTCGCACCCGTAATGACCGTAATGACCGGGACCACCGTGACCACCGCAATGAGCGCGATACCCAGCAGCACGATGATTCGCAGCAGCACGCGGATAACCTGCAGGATGTCGCCGGTATCCTGGACATCCTGGATCAGAACACCGCTTTTGTCCGCACCACCGGTTATCACGCCTCTGCGGCTGATGTCTTTGTGCCGAACCAGCTGATCCGGAAGTTCGGGCTGCGTCGCGGTGACGCCGTCACCGGGCAGGTCAAGATGTCCGGTGCCGGCAACAGCCACCAGGGTGGCCGTGGCAACCGCCAGAAGTGGAACAGCCTGGTCCGGGTGGACAGCGCCAATGGTCTCAGCCTCGAGGAGGCCCGGAAACGACCGGACTTCGCCAAGCTGACCCCGCTGTACCCGAACCAGCGTCTGCGCCTGGAGACCGACTCGAAGATCCTGACCACCCGCGTGATCGACCTGATCATGCCGATCGGTAAGGGTCAGCGTGCGCTGATCGTCTCGCCGCCCAAGGCCGGTAAGACCACGATCATGCAGAACATCGCCAACGCGATCTCCACCAACAACCCGGAGTGCTACCTCATGGTGGTCCTGGTTGATGAGCGTCCGGAGGAGGTCACCGACATGCAGCGCAGTGTCAACGGTGAGGTCATCGCCTCCACCTTCGACCGTCCCCCGGGAGAGCACACCGCCGTGGCTGAGCTGGCCATCGAGCGCGCCAAGCGCCTGGTGGAGCAGGGCAAGGACGTGGTGGTTCTGCTGGACTCCATCACCCGTCTGGGCCGTGCCTACAACAACTCTTCCCCGGCTTCGGGACGCATCCTCTCCGGTGGTGTGGACTCCAACGCCCTCTACCCGCCGAAGCGTTTCCTGGGTGCCGCCCGCAACATCGAGAACGGTGGCTCCCTGACGATCATCGCCACCGCCATGGTGGAGACCGGTTCCGCCGGTGACACCGTGATCTTCGAGGAGTTCAAGGGCACCGGCAACGCCGAGCTGAAGCTGGACCGCAAGATCTCCGAGCGTCGGGTATTCCCGGCCGTGGATGTCAACCCCTCCGGCACCCGCAAGGATGAGCTGCTGCTCCAGCCCGATGAGGCTCGCATCATGCATAAGCTGCGGCGTATCCTGTCGGCACTGGATAATCAGCAGGCCATCGATCTGTTGATCAAGCAGCTGAAGAAGACCAAGTCCAACGGTGAATTCCTGCTGCAGGTCGCCTCGAGCGCACCGATGGCCGCGGACATGGAAGATGAGGACTACTCCTAG